TATATAAATCCGGATTTTGCCGATGTCAGGGCGATTATGAATGAGATGGGCCCCGCACTCATGGGTGCCGGTCAGGGCATAGGCGAGAATCGAGCCGCCGATGCGGTCAATATGGCAATAGCAAGCCCACTTCTGCAGGATATCAGTATTGACGGCGCCAGAGGAGTGCTTGTAAATATTTCCGCCCGCGAGGATTCCCTTACCATGGCTGAAGTCACGGAGGCTACGACCCGTATCTATGAAGAAGTCCATGAGGACGCCAATATTATCATGGGTGTAGTTTTTGATCCTAATTTGGGTGAGGCCCTGAGGGTTACGGTTATCGCCACGGGAATCCGGCAATCGGAATTTGCTGAACCTCTTCCCGGGAAAATCCGCAAGTTTGCGCAGCGGCGCGAAACCATTGCGCAGACCTTGCCGTTCAGCGACAAGGATGGTTCTGGAGATTTGCTGTCACACGGCTCGGCGAACAAGTCGCGAAGTCCGTTTCCGAAGAGTATTTTTGATGAAGAGAAGCTTGACCGGCCGACCTTTTTGCGTCGCAATGAAAATTGATAGTTTCGCAAACAGGCACAGTAGCACATGTTCTACTATATAAAATCCACAAGTGACGAGGCAATAACTCGATGAAATCAGTCTTTTTACTGTTTCATCATAATTGATCATATCTTCTAGTATCTCGCGGTTATCGTCCGGGCCTGATAAATTTGATTAATTTAGATACACGATTTCTGTCATAATCAAGGTTGCAAGGATTCTGACAGACTTTAAGTAAACGCAGAGAGAAGCAACTTGTTGGATGATTCTTAATATTGTTTCTTAATTAGCTGAGCCTGTTTCTCTCCGGAAACAGGCTTTTTTGTTTACAAATTTATTGATTCGGTCATCCTAATGATGGGTCGCCAATTCTGGTGTCAAAGTATAGTTGTTTAATTAAAAAGC
This genomic stretch from Pseudomonadota bacterium harbors:
- a CDS encoding cell division protein FtsZ, which gives rise to YINPDFADVRAIMNEMGPALMGAGQGIGENRAADAVNMAIASPLLQDISIDGARGVLVNISAREDSLTMAEVTEATTRIYEEVHEDANIIMGVVFDPNLGEALRVTVIATGIRQSEFAEPLPGKIRKFAQRRETIAQTLPFSDKDGSGDLLSHGSANKSRSPFPKSIFDEEKLDRPTFLRRNEN